A genomic window from Nocardioides sp. BP30 includes:
- a CDS encoding isoprenyl transferase has protein sequence MADWKDGVRRVLYPAYEARLQARLDSARLPQHIGVMLDGNRRWAKAVGRDTAHGHRAGAANIEPLLTWCDEVGTEVVTLWLLSTDNLNRPAAELEPLLQIITEAVDSLADQRRWRLHPVGALDLLPTEVAERLKAAEEATRDVDGMLVNVAVGYGGRREIADAVRSLLHEVVAQEIAVDALTPEHIAEEIEGRLYTAGQPDPDLVIRTSGEQRLGGFLLWQSAKSEFYFCEAYWPDFRRVDFLRALRAYAQRERRLGR, from the coding sequence GTGGCTGACTGGAAGGACGGAGTACGGCGGGTCCTCTACCCGGCGTACGAGGCACGCCTCCAGGCCAGGCTCGACTCCGCCCGGCTGCCGCAGCACATCGGCGTCATGCTCGACGGCAACCGACGCTGGGCCAAGGCCGTCGGCCGCGACACGGCGCACGGGCACCGTGCCGGGGCGGCGAACATCGAGCCGCTGCTGACCTGGTGCGACGAGGTCGGCACCGAGGTGGTCACGCTGTGGCTGCTCTCCACCGACAACCTCAACCGCCCGGCGGCCGAGCTCGAGCCGCTGCTGCAGATCATCACCGAGGCGGTCGACTCCCTCGCCGACCAGCGCCGCTGGCGGCTGCACCCCGTCGGCGCGCTGGACCTGCTGCCGACCGAGGTCGCCGAGCGGCTCAAGGCCGCCGAGGAGGCGACCCGCGACGTGGACGGCATGCTGGTCAACGTCGCGGTGGGCTACGGCGGCCGCCGTGAGATCGCCGACGCCGTCCGGAGCCTGCTGCACGAGGTGGTCGCCCAGGAGATCGCCGTGGACGCGCTCACCCCCGAGCACATCGCCGAGGAGATCGAGGGCCGGCTCTACACCGCCGGCCAGCCCGACCCCGACCTGGTGATCCGCACGAGCGGCGAGCAGCGGCTCGGCGGCTTCCTGCTGTGGCAGAGCGCCAAGAGCGAGTTCTACTTCTGCGAGGCCTACTGGCCCGACTTCCGCCGGGTCGACTTCCTGCGCGCGCTGCGCGCCTACGCCCAGCGCGAGCGCCGCCTCGGCCGCTGA